A stretch of DNA from Pseudomonas sp. HN11:
GGCCGCCGTCGGCACCTGCAATTGCGGGTCGGCATCGCTCCACTGGGCGTAGGCCAGGTAATGCACCGGAAACAACCGGTAACCGCCGAGAATCTGCCGGTCCATTTCTGCGGCCAGCAGCTTGGTGTCTTCGAAACGCTCGGTAATCGGTGGCGCGAAGTTGATGTGCACCCGACCCTTGTAGCCGGTGATGCCCAGCGCGATGCTTACGTCATCCTCACCCGGCGCTTTGCTGTAGGTGCCGGTGGTTGCGCGAATGTACAACTCGCGAGCCTTGGCCGTATCGCACGGGTCGTATTCGTAGCTGATGGACACCGGCGTCAGGTTCAACGACTGGATCACCTCGGCAAACGGCTCATCCTTGCGGCTGACGTGGAACATCTTGAGAATCGCCGACTCGGTGCGATCATCCCCATCCTTTGCGCGCCCTTCGGCCTGGGCGATCCAGATCGATGCACCGTCGTTGCGGATCGAATGGTTGATGTAGGCCGACAGCAGGTTATAGGCCGCCATCTTCTCCTTTCGCCCGGTGATCGAGCGATGCACGATGAAGCTTTTGTTCAGGCGCATCAGGTCGCTGACGAATGGCTTTTGCAGCAGGTTGTCGCCGATGGCGATGCGTGGCGTCGGCAAGCCGGCGTGGTACACGGCATAGTTGACGAAGGCGGGGTCCATCACGATATCGCGGTGGTTGGCCAGGAACAGGTAAGCCGTGCCCGACTTGAGCTGCTCGACGCCGGTGTAGGTCACGCCGTCGGTCGCCCGGTCGATGGTGTGGTCGACGTAGTACTCGACTTTGTCCTGCAGCGTGGCCACGGTAGTGACGCCGGCGAACTCACGGCGCAATTTGCGGGCGATCATCGGCTTGAGCAGCCAGCCCAAGGCGCCGGCAAAGCGCGGGAAGCGAAAGTGGGTCAGGATGTCCAGAAAGGCCTTGTCACTGAACAGACGTGCCAGCACTGCCGGGACTTCGCTGTCGTTGTAAGGTCGGATGGTATCGAATTCGCCCATCATGCTCTCTTGTTAGAAACGGCTAGGGTAAGTAAAGGAAACACCAGGGTGCGGCACGAGTAATGGGCCCGGCCGAAAATAGCCCTGTCAATAGACCGGCGATTATACGCACAAGTCACCTTGGAGGCTGCGATGCTGGAAAACGCGACGTACGATTGTCCTTATTGTGGTGAAGTGGTCGAGACAACGGTGGATTTGTCCGGAGGGGATCAGACTTATATAGAGGACTGCCAGGTGTGTTGCCGGCCGATCATTTTCGATCTGCAGGTCCATGGGGAAGAGTGGATGCTCGAAACCCGTAGCGAAAACGAATAACGGGTACGCCCATGCAACGAATTTATGAGCCGGAAAACCTGATGGAGGGCGAGCTGCTACAACAGATGCTCGCCAGTGAAGGCATCGAGGCGCACCTGGTGGGCCGTCATCTGCTCGGCGGCACCGGCGAATTACCCATTTTCGGCCTGCTGGGCCTGGAGGTGGACAACGACCGGGCCATGGACGCCCGCGAGCTGATTACCGCCTATATCGGCGCGCAACCGCTGCCCGGTGACGAACCCGACAGCTTCCCTGATGTGCTGGTCTGTTAGGCTGTCGGTCGGTTTACCCAAGAGTCGTGTTGCCCCATGTGTGGACGTTATGCCCTGTTTCGCTGGAATCCCGCTTTCGCTGCCTTGCCGGGCTTCCCGGCCGACCAGCAGGCTCAGTGGAACATCTCCCCGAGTGATTCGGTGCTGATCCAGCGCGCCACCGATGGCCAGCGCACCCTGGCCCGCGCCCGCTGGGGCCTGACGCCGCCCTGGTTGACCGATCTGTCCCGCACGCCCGCCCATGCCCGCGCCGAAACCCTGGCCGAACAACCGATGTTCCGCGAAGCGTTCCGCCAGCGCCGTTGCCTGCTGCCCGCCAATGGGTTTTACGAGTGGCGTGGCACCCAGCGCAAACGGCCGTACTGGCTGACGCCGGGGGAGGGTTCCACGTTGTTTTTTGCGGCGATCTGGGAAGCGTATCCGGTGCAGGAGCAAGTGTGGCTGAGTACGGCGGTGGTGACCCAGGCTGCCCAGGCTCAGCGACGGCCGCTGATTCTGGATGAGGCCGGGCAGGAAGCCTGGCTCAATCTCGAGACGCCGCTGCATGTGTTGCAAGGCCTATTGGCCAGTGAACCCGTCGTGTTGCGCGAGCGGGTCCTGGCCAACATGGTCAACGATCCGAAGCTCAATGGGCCGGAGTGCCTGACGCCGGCGTGAGTCAGTAAGTGTTGGGTTAGGTTGACTGGCCCCTTCGCGAGCAAGCCCCACATTTGGATGTGTGAGCACAGTCAAAATGTGGGGATTGCTCGCGAAGACGGCCTCAAACCACCGAAAATCCCTAGACCTTGAACTGATTGATCAAGCGCCGCTGCTGCTCCGCCAGCTTGGTCAAGTCCGCACTGGCCGCGCTGGATTCATCCGCGCCACCCGCCACTTCATTGGCCACCTGGCCGATATTGATCACGTTGCGGTTGATGTCCTCGGCCACCGCGCTCTGTTCTTCGGCGGCACTGGCGATTTGGGTGTTCATGTCGTTGATCACCGATACTGCCTGGGTGATCGTCTCCAGCGCTTCGGCCGCCTTGGCCGCGTGTTGCACGCTTTCATCGGTGCGAGTCTGGCTGTCCTCCATCACCCGCACCACGTCCCGCGTGCCTTGTTGCAACTGCTGGATCATGGTCTGGATTTCTTCGGTGGCCTTTTGCGTTTTTTGCGCCAGGTTGCGCACCTCGTCGGCGACCACGGCAAAACCACGACCTTGCTCGCCGGCCCGTGCGGCCTCGATGGCGGCGTTGAGCGCCAGCAGGTTGGTCTGCTCGGCAATCCCGCGGATAGCGGTGAGGATGGCGTTGATGTTTTCGCTGTCCTTGGCCAGGGTTTGCACCACGCCCACTGCCTTGCCGATTTCCTCGGCGAGCGCGCCGATGGAGGTGGAGGTGTCACGCACGATGCGCATGCCTTGGCTCGCGGCCTGGTCGGCATGGCTGGCGGCCTGCGCAGCCTGGGTGGCGTTGCGTGCAACGTCTTGCGCAGTGGCGGTCATCTCATGCACGGCGGTGGCCACCTGATCGATTTCCACCATTTGTTTATGCACGCCCTGATTGGTGCGAATCGCGATGTCGGCCGTGTGCTCCGACGAGTCGCTGACCTTCTGCACCGAACTCACCACCTGGGTGATCATGCCTTGCAGCTTGATCAGGAAGGTGTTGAAACCGGCGGCAATCGCGCCCAGTTCATCGGCGCGATCACTGGTCAGGCGCCGGGTGAGGTCGCCTTCGCCCTGGGCGATATCATTGAGCATGGCGACCATTTGCTTGAGTGGCCGGGCGATGCCGTGGCCCACCAGCCAGATCACCAGCAGGCCGATACCGGCAATCAACAGTCCGGCGATGGTCATGCCGAAAATGTCGGTCTTGCGCTGGGCTTCCAGGTCGCTTTGCAGTTTCTGCGAGTCAGCCATTACCGCACTCAGCGGCAGTTGCATCATCAAGGTCCAGCGCGCATCGGTCTGGCCGATGTTGAACGGCAGGAACAACTCGATATGCCCGTGCTCCTTGTCGATGTCGTAGCGGACCTCGCCGATTTTCAGCTGGCCGAGGTTGGCCAGTTCGTTGCTGTCGAGCAGGTCGCTGACCTTCTCGCCAAGCTTGCCGGCGTCCTTGGTGTAGGCCACCAGGCGGCCGTTGCTGGAGATCAGCGCCAGTTCACCGGCACCGTTGTAGAGTTTTTGATCGGCGCTGGTGAGCATGTCCTGGATGAAGTTCACCGAAAGGTCGGCACCGACGATGCCTTGGAAGGTGCCGTCGATCATGATCGGCTCGATGAACGAAGCCAGCATCACCATCGCGTTGCCCACCTTATAAGGGGCGGGATCGATGGCGCAGGCCTTTTGGGTTTCTTTGGAGCACAGGTAGTACTCACTGGCGCGCACGCCGGTGGAGAGGATGTTCTGGTCTTTGACGTCGGCGAGCTTGTCCAGGCCCAGGCTGCCATCGGCGTTGCGATACCACCATGGCAGGAAGCGACCGTCTGCGGCCATGCCGACAATGGGACTGTTTACATAAGCGGCGTCATTGTGATCGATCGCGTTGGGCTCCCAGCCAATGTAGGCGCCGAGGATCTTCGGGTTGCGCACCACGGTCTCGTGCAGCAGGTTGATCAGCTGCTCGCGGCTGACTTGCAGGGCCGGTTCGCCCTTGCCGTTTTTCATGCCGAGCAGGGCGTTGGCGGTGGCCAGGCTCTTGGCGGTCACCAGCGGCGCTTCAAGCTCGCGCTGGATCAAGGTGGCCTGGGTTTGCGCCAGGGCGGTCAGGCGTTGCTCGATAATTTGTTCGAACTGCACCTGGGTGCGATCCTGCACCATCTCTTGGGTCCGCGCCCCGGCAAACAAGGCATACAGCACCAGCACTGCAACCACGCTCAGGACAATGGCCCCGGCCAGTGCCGCGACAGAAAATTGGATCGACTTGAATTTCATGAAAGCTCCGGGCACAGGAGAGGAGGCCTGTTTTGTGTATCGGCCAGGGGCAGGATGGGCATGAGGGAGGAGCCGGCAAAAATAGTGTCATGTGTCGTAAACGGAATGTTCGATGCCGCTGGCGGGGTGTGAGATGTATCGGAAAATCAGCGGTTACACGTCTGGTGTATCTGGCGCCGTTACAAATGTGCGCCTACGATACGCGCCATGTTTTCAGGGCGTGCCTTTTCAGGGAGAGTGTTGATGAAAAAATCATTGGTAATAAGTGGTTTGGTTGCGGCGATGCTGCTGGCCGGTTGTCAGTCGGTCAACACCACCAGCGGCGGCGCCGTTGGGGTTGAGCGCAAGCAGTACATGTTCAGCATGCTGTCGAGCCAGGAAGTCGACCAGATGTATGCTCAGTCGTACCAGCAAACGCTGGGCGAAGCCAATAGCAAGGGCCAGGTAGACAAGACCAGTGCCAACGCCAAGCGCGTGCAGGCCATCGCTAACCGCTTGATCGCCCAGGCGCCGACGTTCCGTGCGGATGCGGCGCAGTGGAAGTGGGAAGTGAACCTGATCAAGAGCGACGAGATGAACGCCAATTGCGGGCCTGGCGGCAAGATCTTCGTGTACAGCGCCTTGATCGACAACCTCAAGCTCACCGATGACGAGTTGGCCGCCGTGATGGGCCATGAAATTGCCCACGCCTTGCGTGAACACGGCCGTGAAGCCATGTCCAAGGCCTACGGAATCGAGATGGCCAAGCAGGGCGCCGGTGCGTTGTTCGGTCTCGGCCAGGACAGTCTGGCACTGGCCGATACCGTGGCCAACTACGGCATGACCTTGCCCAACAGCCGCAGCAATGAAAACGAAGCCGACCTGATCGGCCTGGAACTGTCGGCCCGCGCCGGCTACAACCCGAACGCCGCCATTACGCTGTGGAACAAGATGGCCAAGGCTTCGGAAGGCGCGCCGCCGGAGTTCATGAGCACTCACCCAGCGTCCGACAGTCGAATCGCCTCGTTGCAGGCGGCGATTCCGAAGGTGATGCCGCTGTACCAGCAGGCCAAAAAGTCCTGAAGGGTTGAGGGTTTCCATGCCAGGCATGGGAACCCTCATCGATTTAGATCCACCCGCTGCTCTGCATGGCCTTGTACACCGCCACAATCGCCAGGATAAAAAACGCCGAAGCCGCCAGTCGACGAATCAAGGTCAACGGCAGTTTCTCCGCCGCAAAATTCCCCGCCAACACCACCGGCACGTTGGCAATCAGCATGCCTAGGGTCGTCCCGATAATCACCAGCCACAACTCCGGGTACTGGGCCGCCAGCATCACCGTGGCGATCTGTGTCTTGTCACCGATTTCCGCCAGGAAGAACGCGATCAGCGTGGTCAGGAACGGGCCGAATTTACGTGTGGTGCTGGCTTCGTCATCGTCGAGTTTGTCCGGCACCAGGGTCCACAACGCCGTGGCGCAGAAGCTCGCCGCGAGGATCCAGTGCAACACCGCATCCGAGAAGAAACTGCCGAACCAGGCCCCTACGGCACCGGCGGCCGCATGGTTGGCCAGGGTCGCGGCGACGATGCCGGCGATGATTGGCCAGGGTTTGCGAAAGCGTGCGGCAAGTATGAGCGCGAGCAGCTGCGTCTTGTCGCCGATTTCGGCCAAGGCAACGATTGCGGTAGGAACGAGTAATGAATCCAGCATCAGGTAGGTTTCCAGGGGCGGGTCGACACGGCTATGACACGTACAGCCTTCCCGCCCCGGGTAAGGTGTGCGTGTCATAGGTCTTGTCAAACCCCGGTCCGTCTGTGCGGACTCCTGGGTCGCATACGCCATGGTCTGCTGACCAAGTATGTTGACGTATGCCGGACGAGCGTGGCGCTCGTGGGAGACTACTCCCCTAGGACGGAGCGGATTTTGCCTAGGCAAAATCCATTCGGCAAGCCTTCTTTTTCAAACGCCCGTCAGCCGCGCTTTGCACGGTAGATGCGAAAACCATTGCCCTCGGCCTTGATCGCGCACACGCCCAGGTGCTCTTCGATCAGCGGTTGGTACTTCAGGAAGCTGTTGGCAACCAAACGGAGTTCGCCGCCTTTTGCCAGGTGTTTCGCCGCTTTTCGCAGCAGATTCTCGGTGGCGAAATAATCGGTATGCACGCCGACATGGAACGGTGGGTTGCTCAAAATCGCGTTCAAACCCAGCGGTGCTGCATCGATGCCATCACCGGTCAACACCTCGGCCTCCAGACCATTGGCGGCCAGGGTCAAGCGACTGCTGGCGGCGGCAAATGCATCCACGTCCAACAGGGTCACAGTGTTATGCGGATAGCGACGTTTGACCGCAGCCCCCAACACGCCGGCGCCACAACCGAAGTCCAGCAGATGGCCGCTCGGCAGCTTGTCCAGGTGCTCCAGCAGCAGCTCGGTGCCACGATCCAGACGCCCGTGGCTGAACACGCCCGGCAAACTCACCACTTTAAGCGGACCCTCGGCCAGCGGCACGTCGAAGACCTGCGCAAGGCTCTCCAGTTCGACCGTTTGGGGGGCATTGGCCACGGTGATCTGCCATAGCTGGCAATGCCGCGCGCTGTCGAGCTTGCGTGGTTTGCCGAAGGGGATCAGCTGTTTGGCGGCGCTTTCGATCCCGGCTTTCTTCTCGCCGACCAAAAACAGCTCGGCGCCGGGCAAGCGCGAAGCTACGGCGTTGAGCAGGTAGTCGGTGAGGTCCTTGGACTTGGGCAGAAAGATCACTGCCGCATCAAATGCCCGCTCGGGCACGTTCACGCCGAATTGGCTGCGCTCGGGGAAGCGTGCATCGAGTGCCGCCTGATCGCCGGCATGCCAGCACCAACCGTGGGCGCTGGGCAGGCGACCCAGCAGGTCGTCGGCAGGCAAGCCCACCAACAGCAGGTTGCCTTGAAAAAGTTCGGCCTGACGAAGCAGTACTTCACTGCGCGGATCCATGGTCTGCTCCTTGAAAAGGGGCGCAGTTTATCAACTGACGACGCGCAGCGGGGCGCCGTCGAAAAAGCCACGGGCGTTTTCCGCCAGTTGGCCGACGATGCGCTGGCGGGCTTCACGACTGCCCCAGGCGTTATGCGGGGTAACGATCAGCCGCGGGATATCGCCGGCCAGCAGTGGGTTGCCGTTGACCGGCGGTTCCACGCTCAGTACATCGGTGGCCGCGCCGCCCAGATGGCCGCTGCGCAAGGCGTCCGCCAGGGCCTGTTCGTTGATCAAACCACCGCGCGCCGTGTTGACCACAAACGCCCCAGGCTTGAGCAGCGCCAGCTCGCGGGCGCCGATAAAGTCGCGGGTGTGTTCGTTGAGCGGGCAGTGCAGGGTGAGTGCGTCCACCTGGGCCAGCAGTTCATCCAGCGGCACGCGGTCAGCGCGGGCCGGGCGGCCAGGGATAGCGCCGAGCAGGACACGCATGCCGAACGCTTCAGCCAGTCGCGCGACTGCGCCGCCCAATTCACCGTGGCCGAGCAGGCCGAGGGTCTTACCTTCCAGCTCGACAATCGGGTGGTCCAGCAGGCAGAACTGTTTGGCCTCCTGCCACTTGCCGGCGCTGACATCCCGTTGATAATCCTTAAAGCGCGTCGCCAGGTTGAGCAACAGCATGATCGTGTGCTGCGCCACCGACGGCGTGCCATAGCCCTGGCAGTTGCTCACGGTGATGCCACGGGCGCGGGCGGCTTGCAGGTCGACATTGTTGGTGCCGGTGGCCGAGACCAGGATCAGCTTGAGTTCCGCGCAGGTCGCCAGGGTTTCGGCGCTGAGGGCGATCTTGTTGCTGATGACCACGTGGGCGCCTTGCACGCGTTCGATCACGTTCTGCGCCGTGGTGTCGGTAAACAACTGCAGCTCGCTGAAGCTGCCTCGCAGCTCACTGAGGTCGAGGTCCCCCAGGTCCAGGGACGGGTGATCAAGGAAGACGGCGCGGCGATTGTTCGTCATCAACTGTACCTTTTGCGACAGGGTTCGAAGGCGTAATCTTTCGAGCCTATCAGATGAAATAATCAGTTACTTAATTGGAGTGAGCATGTACGCCGCCGAATTTTTGACCGTAGCCCTGATTCACTTGTTGGCGGTGGCCAGCCCCGGCCCGGATTTCGCGGTGGTGGTGCGTGAGAGTGTCACTCACGGCCGCCGCGCCGGGACCTGGACTGCACTGGGCGTCGGCTCGGCGATTTTCCTGCACGTGGGGTATTCGTTGCTCGGTATCGGCTTGATCGTGTCCCAGTCCATCGTGCTGTTTAACGCGCTCAAGTGGGCGGCGGCGGCCTACCTGTTGTACATCGGTTTCAAAGCCCTGCGCGCGCAACCGGCCAAGCCTGCCGCCGAAGGCGAGTTGCATCGCGAAGCCGGCGAGCGCACCCCGCGTGGCGCCTTCACTGCCGGTTTCGTAACCAATGGCTTGAACCCCAAGGCCACGCTGTTCTTCCTGTCGTTGTTCACCGTGGTGATCAACCCGGACACGCCCCTGGCGATCCAGGCCGGTTACGGCGTGTACCTGGCGGTGGCGACGGCGCTGTGGTTCTGCCTGGTGGCGATGCTGTTCAGCCAGCAGCGCGTGCGCGCCGGGTTTGCGCGGATGGGGCACTGGTTCGATCGGACCATGGGCGCGGTGTTGATTGCCATTGGCGTGAAACTGGCCTTCACCAGCATGAAATAGGCCGGATGCTGGCGCAAAGCTAGCATTCATTGGGGTCTGCAAATCATTCCTTTGGCTGATTTGGCTGAAACATTAGCGCTCTACAGTGCAGTTCTTTCAGCCAAGACCGTGCAGTCATTAAAGGGATTCGTATGTTGCAGACCCGCGTCATTCCACCCGCCGAAGGTGCGTACCAATACCCGCTGTTGATCAAACGCCTGTTGATGTCCGGCACCCGTTACGAGAAGACCCGGGAAATCGTCTACCGCGACAAACTGCGCTACACCTACCCGACCCTGATCGAGCGGGTCGCACGGCTGGCCAATGTGCTGACTGAGGCGGGTGTCAAGGCCGGTGATACCGTCGCCGTGATGGACTGGGACAGCCATCGCTACCTGGAATGCATGTTCGCCATCCCGATGATTGGCGCGGTGATCCACACCATCAACGTGCGCCTGTCGCCGGAACAGATCCTCTACACCATGAACCACGCCGAGGACCGCTTTGTGCTGGTCAACAGCGAGTTCGTGGGGCTTTACCAGGCCATTGCCGGGCAACTGACCACCGTTGACAAGACCCTGCTGCTCACCGATGGCGAATCCAAGACCGCCGAGCTGCCCAATCTGGTGGGCGAGTACGAAACCCTGCTCGCCGCCGCCAGCCCAAAGTATGACTTCCAGGATTTCGACGAACACTCCGTCGCCACCACCTTCTACACCACCGGCACCACCGGCAACCCCAAGGGGGTGTATTTCACCCACCGCCAATTGGTGCTGCACACCATCAGCGTGGCGACCATCATGGGCAGCGTCGACAGCGTACGGTTGCTGGGCACCAACGATGTGTACATGCCGATCACGCCCATGTTCCACGTGCACGCCTGGGGCTTGCCGTATGTGGCGACCATGCTGGGCTTGAAGCAGGTTTACCCCGGCCGCTATGACCCGGAATACCTGGTGGAGCTGTGGCGCAAGGAAAAGGTTACCTTCTCCCACTGCGTGCCGACCATCCTGCAGATGGTGCTCAACGCCAAGGCTGCCCAGGATGTGGATTTCGGTGGCTGGAAAATCGTCATCGGCGGCAGTGCGCTCAACCGTTCGCTCTACGAAGCGTCCAAGGCCCGTGGCATTCAGTTGACTGCCGCCTACGGCATGTCCGAGACCGGGCCGCTGGTGTCCTGCGCCCACCTCAACGAAGAGCTGATGGCCGGCACCGAGGATGAGCGCACCACGTACCGCATCAAGGCCGGTGTGCCCGGGCCTTTGGTGGAAGCGGCGATCATCGACGGCGACGGCAACTTCCTGCCTGCCGATGGCGAGTCTCAGGGCGAGTTGGTGCTGCGCGCGCCGTGGCTCAGCGAAGGCTATTTCAATGAGCCGCAGAAGGGCGCCGAGCTGTGGGAAGGCGGCTGGATGCACACCGGCGACGTCGCCACGCTGGACGCCTTCGGGGTGATCGACATCCGCGACCGTATCAAGGATGTGATCAAGACCGGCGGCGAGTGGATCTCCTCCCTGGCTCTTGAAGACCTGGTCAGCCGTCACCCGGCGGTACGCGAAGTAGCGGTGGTGGGCATCGCTGATCCGCAATGGGGCGAGCGCCCGTTTGCCTTGCTGGTGGTGCGTGATGGCCATGTGATAGGGGCTCGCGAGCTCAAGGAACACCTCAAGCCGTTCGTGGAGCTGGGCCACTTGAGCAAGTGGGCGATTCCAAGCCAGATCGCCGTTGTTACGGAAATTCCCAAGACGAGCGTAGGAAAACTCGATAAAAAACGTATCCGTATCGACATCATCGAATGGCAGGCCAACAACAGCACCTTCCTGTCCACTCTCTGAGCCGGTTTGCCGTGGCCATGTGGCACGGCAATGCTCTATCTCGCGCCTTCACTTGTGATTTGCCGATTTTCAGCCATCCTTGCCGCGTCGGCCTTCGCCGACGTGGCGAAAGGGTCGTGGCAGACGGGTCGGTGATGCAAATCACACTTTAGAGGGATCAAGCACTACCCCCTGCTGGCTATAGTCCCTTCCAGAGTTTTTCACGGATGTTCCGCTACGGGCCATGGGGGCTCGACTGCCGAGCGGCATTGGAATCGTTGTATTCCGGCCGTTACATGCATCACAGAAAGAACTCACTGCCATAACAATAAAATGCACATGGAGTAGCGTCGATGACCTCAGTAAACCAGTTCTGGCGCCGGGCAAGACTGCCCCTGGCCGTCAGTCTCGCTTCTACGCTCGCCGGGCCCGCATTCGGCGTCAGTTTCAATATCGGTGAAATCGAAGGGAGTTTTGACTCGTCGCTTTCCGTGGGTGCGAGCTGGTCGACGGCCAAGCCCAACAAAGACCTGATTGGTGCAAATAACGGTGGTCGTGGCCTGTCCCAGACTTCCGATGACGGTCACCTAAACTTCAAGCGCGGTGAGACCTTCTCGAAGATCTTCAAAGGCATTCATGATCTGGAGCTGAAGTACGGCGATACCGGTGTATTTGTACGTGGCAAGTACTGGTATGACTTTGAGTTGAAAGACGAAAGCCGTGAGTTCAAAGACATCAGCGACAGCAATCGCAAGGAAGGTGCCAAGTCATCCGGTGGGCAGATTCTCGATGCCTTCATCTACCACAACTACAACATTGCCGATTTGCCGGGTAACGTGCGCTTCGGCAAGCAGGTGGTGAGCTGGGGTGAAAGTACCTTCATCGGCGGCGGTATCAACTCCATCAACCCGATCGACGTGTCAGCGTTCCGGCGTCCGGGGGCTGAAATCAAGGAGGGCTTGATTCCGGTCAACATGTTCTATGTGTCACAGACGCTGACGGATAACTTGTCGGCTGAAGCTTTTTACCAATTGGAGTGGGACCAGACCGTTACGGACAACTGCGGGACGTTTTTCTCGCAGCCGGACGTGATCTCAGACGGTTGCGACAATAACCTGCGAGTTCTCAACAAGCGCTCAACCATTCCGGGCGCTGCGTTCCCGACCTTGAATGCCCTGGGTGTAGACGTCAATAACGAAGGCGTACTGGTGCGTCGTGGCCCTGACCGTGATGCGCGGGACAGTGGCCAGTTCGGCGTGGCCATGCATTACAACTTCGAACCGCTGGATACCGAGTTCGGCGCGTACTTCATGAATTACCACAGCCGTGCGCCGATCTTCAGTGCGCAAGGTGCACCGTCCTCGGCTTATACCCGTCCGTTGGGGCCGCTGGCTGCGCTGCGTCCGCTGATCGTGGCCGGTAGCTCGAACTACTTCGTCGAGTACCCGGAAGATATCCGCCTCTACGGTCTGAGCTTCTCCACCACGCTACCTACGGGCACGGCCTGGAGCGGTGAGTTGAGCTACCGGCCGAATGCGCCGGTGCAACTGAGCACGACTGACATCCTGTATGCCGGTGTCACGCCCATTCCGGGCTTTGGCAATGCGTCCGTGCTGAAAGGGACGCCTGGCCAGGACCTGCATGGCTATAACCGCAAGGAAGTGACTCAGTTCCAGACAACCTTCACGCATTTCTTCGATCAGGTGATGGGCGCCAGCCGCTTGACCACCGTCGGTGAGATTGGTGTGACCCATGTGGGCGGCCTGGAAAGCAAGTCCGAGGCCCGTTACGGTCGTGATCCGGTGTTTGGTCCAGGTAGCCTGCCAGGCGGGTTCTGCAACGCCCTCAACAACTCGACGGCCACCGGCGCCGGTCTGCCCAATGCGGCAGGTCTGAACACCAACTGCAACAACGACGGTTACACCACCGCCACCTCCTGGGGCTACCGCGCTCGCGCCATCTGGGAATACCCGGATGTGTTCGCCGGCGTCAACCTCAAGCCAAACGTGGCGTGGTCCCATGACGTCAAAGGTTACTCGCCAGGCCCAGGCGGTAACTTCGAAGAAGGTCGCAAGGCGGTCAGCCTGGGCCTGGATGCCGAGTATCAAAACACCTACACCGCCAGCCTGGCCTACACCAACTTCTTTGGTGGCAAGTTCAGTACGGTGGATGACCGCGACTTCGTCGCGTTGAGCTTCGGCGCCAACTTCTAAGCACACGCATTTCAGGAAGACCAGAACATGAAAATAACCAAAAGTCTGTTGCACGTGGGTGTGCTTGGGCTGTCGATCCTGGCGAGCAACGTCATGGCGGCAGTGTCGGCGGATGAAGCCGCCAAGCTGGGCACGACCCTGACGCCGATGGGCGCGGAAATGGCCGGTAACGCGGCGGGCACCATTCCAAAATGGTCGCCGCTGCCAACCAACGCCGGCGCTGTTGACGCCCGTGGGTTCCTGGCCAACCCTTACGCCAGTGAGCAACCGCAATTCACCATCACTGCGGCGAATGTCGAGCAGTACAAAGACAAGCTGGCGCCGGGGCAGTACGCGATGTTCAAGCGTTACCCGGAAACCTTCAGGATGCCGGTCTACCCGACCCATCGCGGTGCCACGGTGCCAGCGGATGTGTTTGCCTCCATCAAGAAGAACGCCACCAACACCAACCTGGTGTCTGGCGGTAACGGCCTGGAAAATTTCGAAACCGCCGTGCCGTTCCCGATCCCGAAAAGCGGCGTGGAAGTGATCTGGAACCACATCACCCGCTATCG
This window harbors:
- a CDS encoding LysE family translocator, which codes for MYAAEFLTVALIHLLAVASPGPDFAVVVRESVTHGRRAGTWTALGVGSAIFLHVGYSLLGIGLIVSQSIVLFNALKWAAAAYLLYIGFKALRAQPAKPAAEGELHREAGERTPRGAFTAGFVTNGLNPKATLFFLSLFTVVINPDTPLAIQAGYGVYLAVATALWFCLVAMLFSQQRVRAGFARMGHWFDRTMGAVLIAIGVKLAFTSMK
- a CDS encoding fatty acid--CoA ligase, encoding MLQTRVIPPAEGAYQYPLLIKRLLMSGTRYEKTREIVYRDKLRYTYPTLIERVARLANVLTEAGVKAGDTVAVMDWDSHRYLECMFAIPMIGAVIHTINVRLSPEQILYTMNHAEDRFVLVNSEFVGLYQAIAGQLTTVDKTLLLTDGESKTAELPNLVGEYETLLAAASPKYDFQDFDEHSVATTFYTTGTTGNPKGVYFTHRQLVLHTISVATIMGSVDSVRLLGTNDVYMPITPMFHVHAWGLPYVATMLGLKQVYPGRYDPEYLVELWRKEKVTFSHCVPTILQMVLNAKAAQDVDFGGWKIVIGGSALNRSLYEASKARGIQLTAAYGMSETGPLVSCAHLNEELMAGTEDERTTYRIKAGVPGPLVEAAIIDGDGNFLPADGESQGELVLRAPWLSEGYFNEPQKGAELWEGGWMHTGDVATLDAFGVIDIRDRIKDVIKTGGEWISSLALEDLVSRHPAVREVAVVGIADPQWGERPFALLVVRDGHVIGARELKEHLKPFVELGHLSKWAIPSQIAVVTEIPKTSVGKLDKKRIRIDIIEWQANNSTFLSTL
- a CDS encoding 2-hydroxyacid dehydrogenase, which codes for MTNNRRAVFLDHPSLDLGDLDLSELRGSFSELQLFTDTTAQNVIERVQGAHVVISNKIALSAETLATCAELKLILVSATGTNNVDLQAARARGITVSNCQGYGTPSVAQHTIMLLLNLATRFKDYQRDVSAGKWQEAKQFCLLDHPIVELEGKTLGLLGHGELGGAVARLAEAFGMRVLLGAIPGRPARADRVPLDELLAQVDALTLHCPLNEHTRDFIGARELALLKPGAFVVNTARGGLINEQALADALRSGHLGGAATDVLSVEPPVNGNPLLAGDIPRLIVTPHNAWGSREARQRIVGQLAENARGFFDGAPLRVVS
- a CDS encoding DUF1302 domain-containing protein produces the protein MTSVNQFWRRARLPLAVSLASTLAGPAFGVSFNIGEIEGSFDSSLSVGASWSTAKPNKDLIGANNGGRGLSQTSDDGHLNFKRGETFSKIFKGIHDLELKYGDTGVFVRGKYWYDFELKDESREFKDISDSNRKEGAKSSGGQILDAFIYHNYNIADLPGNVRFGKQVVSWGESTFIGGGINSINPIDVSAFRRPGAEIKEGLIPVNMFYVSQTLTDNLSAEAFYQLEWDQTVTDNCGTFFSQPDVISDGCDNNLRVLNKRSTIPGAAFPTLNALGVDVNNEGVLVRRGPDRDARDSGQFGVAMHYNFEPLDTEFGAYFMNYHSRAPIFSAQGAPSSAYTRPLGPLAALRPLIVAGSSNYFVEYPEDIRLYGLSFSTTLPTGTAWSGELSYRPNAPVQLSTTDILYAGVTPIPGFGNASVLKGTPGQDLHGYNRKEVTQFQTTFTHFFDQVMGASRLTTVGEIGVTHVGGLESKSEARYGRDPVFGPGSLPGGFCNALNNSTATGAGLPNAAGLNTNCNNDGYTTATSWGYRARAIWEYPDVFAGVNLKPNVAWSHDVKGYSPGPGGNFEEGRKAVSLGLDAEYQNTYTASLAYTNFFGGKFSTVDDRDFVALSFGANF